In Nicotiana tabacum cultivar K326 chromosome 19, ASM71507v2, whole genome shotgun sequence, one DNA window encodes the following:
- the LOC107798609 gene encoding QWRF motif-containing protein 2-like: MMVAAVSTSGRQNPKDEPSRRPPLLPDNNGVGVAANLKRPKSRTVQSRYMSPSPSTSSSNSSSLSSTSTSSSTRRFPSPLVSRNLSNTTTPVSGPKRSVSVTDRRRSSAVSRPLTPDLDSKVSSNVGEVSAATKLLVTSTRSLSVSFQGETFSLPVSKTKVAPPSPNLSSLRKGTPERRRSTSSGSTTTPLRGRADYGGADQLENSKPIDQHRWPGRARQGNPLARSLDCSNNNGDRNKVIGSGNVIRTLQQSMIDERRASFDGRLSLDLGNAEPALKAVEQPQDVHNESSLPSDLTASDTDSVSSGSTSGVQECGGSSRIRGVPRGIVVSARFWQETNSRLRRLQDPGSPLSTSPGSKLVVPPKLRKYSSDVPISSPRTMSSPIRGSIRSASPSKLIGSSPSRGMPSPSRVRNVVSTINSNFLETPSVLSFAVDVRRGKVGENRIVDAHLLRLLYNRHLQWRFVNATTEATLLVQKHNAEKTLWNAWITISDLRDTITKKRHRLQLLRQKLKLASILKGQMMSLEDWSSFDKEHSISLLGAIEALKASTLRLPVIGGAHVDIQNLKDAVSSAHGVMQAMASSVGSIFGKVEELNSLVSELAKVAAKEQASLEQCKDFLSMIATMQVKDCSLRTHVIQHNRGSTA; the protein is encoded by the exons aTGATGGTGGCTGCTGTTTCAACAAGTGGCCGACAAAACCCCAAAGATGAGCCTTCAAGAAGACCTCCATTGTTACCAGACAATAATGGAGTTGGAGTTGCTGCTAACCTTAAAAGACCCAAATCAAGAACTGTCCAATCTCGTTACATGTCCCCTTCTCCTTCCACTTCCTCTTCTAATTCTTCTTCACTATCTTCAACTTCAACTTCTTCTAGTACTAGACGATTCCCTTCTCCTTTAGTTTCAAGAAATTTGTCAAATACTACTACTCCTGTTTCAGGTCCCAAAAGATCTGTTTCAGTGACTGACCGGAGACGGTCGTCTGCGGTTTCTAGGCCTCTTACACCTGATCTTGATTCTAAAGTAAGCAGTAATGTAGGTGAAGTTTCTGCAGCAACAAAGCTGCTGGTGACTTCTACTAGGAGTTTATCAGTTTCATTTCAAGGTGAAACCTTTTCACTACCTGTAAGTAAGACTAAGGTGGCTCCACCTTCTCCTAATTTGAGTAGTTTAAGGAAAGGAACACCTGAGAGGAGGAGGAGTACTAGTAGTGGTAGTACTACTACTCCTCTTAGAGGGAGAGCTGATTATGGTGGGGCAGATCAGTTGGAGAATTCTAAGCCTATTGATCAGCATCGTTGGCCGGGGAGGGCTAGGCAGGGGAATCCGCTGGCGAGGAGCTTAGATTGTAGTAATAATAATGGGGATAGAAACAAGGTTATTGGATCTGGGAATGTAATTAGGACACTGCAGCAATCTATGATTGATGAAAGGAGGGCTTCATTCGATGGAAGGTTGAGTCTTGATTTGGGAAATGCTGAGCCGGCTTTGAAGGCTGTTGAACAACCTCAGGACGTACATAATGAGTCGTCTCTACCCTCTGATCTTACTGCATCTGACACGGATAGTGTTTCTTCTGGTAGTACTTCAGGAGTGCAGGAGTGTGGTGGGAGTTCACGTATACGCGGCGTGCCTCGTGGCATTGTTGTTTCTGCTAGGTTTTGGCAAGAAACAAATAGTAGGTTGAGGAGGTTGCAGGATCCTGGGTCGCCTTTATCGACAAGTCCAGGTTCCAAATTGGTTGTGCCACCGAAGTTGAGAAAGTACTCTAGTGATGTCCCAATATCGTCCCCGCGAACAATGTCATCGCCTATTCGTGGAAGCATTCGGTCTGCATCTCCTAGTAAGCTTATTGGGTCATCTCCTTCCAGAGGAATGCCTAGTCCATCACGTGTCAGAAATGTGGTTAGCACTattaatagtaacttccttgagACCCCTTCAGTTCTTAGTTTTGCTGTTGATGTTCGGAGGGGGAAGGTTGGCGAAAATCGAATTGTTGATGCACACTTGTTGCGGCTTCTGTACAATCGACACTTACAATGGCGCTTTGTAAATGCTACGACTGAAGCAACTTTGctggtgcaaaaacacaatgcagag AAAACTTTGTGGAACGCATGGATAACAATATCAGATTTACGTGATACAATCACTAAGAAAAGACACAGGCTACAGttgctgaggcagaaattgaaGCTAGCTTCCATTTTAAAGGGACAG ATGATGTCCTTAGAAGATTGGTCTTCATTTGATAAAGAACACTCCATCTCACTGCTTGGAGCAATTGAAGCCTTGAAAGCGAGCACTCTCCGTCTACCGGTCATTGGAGGAGCTCAT GTTGACATCCAAAACTTGAAGGATGCTGTTAGTTCAGCGCATGGTGTGATGCAGGCAATGGCATCCTCAGTCGGTTCCATTTTTGGCAAG GTGGAGGAATTAAATTCTTTGGTAAGTGAACTTGCCAAAGTAGCTGCCAAAGAGCAGGCTTCTCTTGAACAGTGCAAAGATTTCTTGTCGATGATAGCAACAATGCAG GTTAAAGACTGTAGTTTGAGAACACACGTAATACAACATAACCGCGGATCAACAGCCTGA
- the LOC107798610 gene encoding LOB domain-containing protein 37-like produces the protein MSCNGCRILRKGCNENCILRQSLQGIENPHAQANATVFVAKFFGRAGLMSFLSSVPESQRPALFQSLLFEACGRTVNPVHGAVGLLWTGNWHVCQSAVETVLKGGVLRPLPEFSGVTALPETDSGSEANDVDLFRSQSFNFRSKRKVMDEVAEDLDLGLTSGFPAKMAAAGGRMNRRTEKRREATPSLNSDESDTTTLESGFMCHQNPQQRQGDDTKLLRLFF, from the exons ATGAGTTGCAACGGGTGTCGAATTCTCCGGAAAGGTTGCAACGAGAATTGCATACTCCGGCAAAGTTTACAGGGCATTGAAAACCCTCATGCTCAAGCTAATGCCACCGTCTTTGTCGCCAAATTCTTCGGCCGTGCTGGCCTCATGTCTTTCCTCTCCTCTGTTCCCGAATCTCAACGGCCAG CTTTATTCCAATCGCTGCTGTTCGAAGCGTGTGGAAGGACGGTGAACCCGGTGCACGGAGCGGTCGGATTACTGTGGACCGGCAACTGGCACGTGTGCCAGTCAGCGGTAGAAACGGTGCTTAAAGGAGGCGTGTTACGGCCGTTGCCGGAGTTTTCTGGTGTAACGGCTTTGCCGGAGACTGATTCGGGCTCGGAAGCGAACGATGTTGATCTGTTTAGATCACAGAGCTTTAACTTCCGATCTAAGAGGAAAGTTATGGATGAGGTGGCGGAGGATCTAGATCTCGGATTAACGTCAGGATTCCCGGCGAAAATGGCGGCTGCTGGCGGTAGAATGAACCGGCGGACGGAGAAGAGACGAGAGGCGACGCCTTCGTTGAATTCAGATGAATCTGATACCACAACATTAGAAAGCGGATTTATGTGCCATCAAAATCCACAACAACGACAAGGAGATGATACTAAGCTTCTTAGATTGTTTTTTTGA